The Belonocnema kinseyi isolate 2016_QV_RU_SX_M_011 chromosome 2, B_treatae_v1, whole genome shotgun sequence nucleotide sequence tttgatcaattcaAAACGTCTAAATATCTCtgataattcatcaatttttgttataaaattatgtaactaaaattgcaaaattttgcttaaaaattttttacggactttttaaaatttgagaaaataattttaaagatttcgtaattattttgaattttcttttattgttcattgcaaaaaatattcacaCTCTGCAAAATTCAcattacctaaaaaaaatttttaatacagaaaaattaaaaaaaaaatctcagtcttccatattctttttcctcacattttaaaattttcaaaaattaaaattattattttacaataaagcctaaattaatttaaaaattgaattcacatATCTTCAATTATTCTCAATATTTCTggaattcacttgattttttttattttgaattttcaatcttacCGAATTGGAACATTTTGCTTTccaatcttctacactctttttttgaaattttcacaaatcgtttcatttgtttgaaaaccttttttagttttctcttaaagtttattttttttaataaaaaataattacaaattttaacacgaatttcaagaaaatattttttttttctgttcataccttctaatctttttaatattcaaaaataattccaatttttccttacttttgttcaaattttccaaaaataaaaaaattgccctaaaatcttttagattcttcccaaaaaaattagggaaatagtttttttttttaatttttaattttggtttttcaaTTTCCTAGTTCATTGCAATACAATATTGAAACCATGCAAAATtcaatttacccaaaaaaatttttgttaaattttgattattattttaaaataaaacatcaaccattaaaaaattttaaagaattcttgaaaaaagtgtAATCTTAAATCTTAATTATGAAATGGCTTCTAGTTTGTTTCAAAGTTCTCAAAAAATCAGGTTTTGCCCATAATTTAGTTTCTTTTATCTtcgaaaatgtaagaaaatttacaaatcatAGTGTGGTAACGAAATGTTAAGAAAAGATTTATTCCCCaatattgaacaataatttacaatttaaattttctctcctGTCAATAATgcttagaaacatttagaaataaattttatggtgaagtaaaattatttatttataaattttggggGAAAAAATTACGAAGCAGAAAAAATTACGAAGCAGCAAAACtccttaattaaaaaactctccttatacattttttctttatactgattaaaaaatatgtaggtTATAAGCTATTTTTACAtgaccataaaatattttatgtacgCATATAAAAAGCGCAatgagtttctaaaaaaaaagaaaactagaaaaattacatgataattttaaatgaaccataaaaaatgcaaattatccAGCATTTTTTGCTAGTTAAGTTTATAATcccataaatttctgaaaagaaccatctcaaaaaggaattatgaaaataatattccgTATACATTtcgcgaataatttttttaatctcgtatataaaaattagaaaggATATTATTTATATGATGAATGGAGAGATGATAATCATTGTCGTTATTAACTCAATAAACAACAACTTATGTGAAGGtcaagaaaaagaagtttttctataaataagAAGTTTATTATTAACACacacatatttgaataaaaaaatacacactCAGGCACTTGCAAATTACACTCAGTCAGTTCAAGCCTCAAGATTTGAACTAACTTGTGGTTCATGAATATTAATGCTCACACGGTATTTACTTTCAATACCACAAGGTACGGCGGTTTTTTTTAGACGCGCATTTATGATCTATTGGAATTTCCAAAAGCGTCATTATTGAGGCAGGGCAAATTTACTTAGCTTATGACGATTTTCTGTTTCTGGAAGCAAAGTTCATCGTCTTTCTATAGATCTAAAAGGTCgtataaatttataacaatttgttATTTCTGTGGCCGtacaaaaatctttggaaataaggGAAATAGGGGAATTGTTcatgaaaatagggaaataaattattttttatcaaattaattcaaataacatattgaattaaatatctgaacccaaagacgaattttcaacagcaacatttttttcagatagtCACATTACCAATCAGAGaactgaatttcaagaaaaaaaagaaaggaattttcaaaaaactagttgTATTTTGTACGAAATGTTTAAATGTTGAAGTCCAAAGGATACATTTTTCGatgagagttgaatttttaaccaaaaagtttctttttaacaatccaaatggtcgaattttttagaagttgaatttttaagaaaaaattaattgtcaacctaacaggtaattttaaattcatatttttttttaccaaatagtcaaattttcaacttataatgaataaattattaacgaaaaatagaataattaaattttcaactaaaaggacgaACTTTTCACCAGGCagataattttcttgtaaaaaattaaaaatttctaaaaaatccatgatatttgaacaaaactgctctaaaaaagagattaaaattcaatcaaaaagagttaaattttcaagccaaaatgataatatttttaaatcttagatttttaagaaaaaattcgttttcaaccaaatatataaattttttatccatattttctaccaaatagttaacttctcaacttaaaatggataaatttaagaaatggaactgaaatagttaaattttcaagataaaaaaaaataatttgcatctaaaaaaatgcgatttttcaaggaaaaaattgaatttccaaccgaaaagattaatttttcaccaagaaaattaatgtattatgaaaaataacaaacttcatcataataacaatatttttgatttttgaagcaaaaaaaaatttctataaagaacgtgaaatttttaacccgaaaatattattttccagcaaaaaaggaaaatttactattaaatagttaaattttgaattaaaaaagaggattcttttcaaagaaagttgaatcttcaacacaaaagtaaattttcaaccaagaaagatgacttttctacgataaaaaataaatttctaatccaaaaagttgaattttcaactcagaaagatGTATACAACAAAATTTGTATCAAGCAAACAAGATTTAAGTTCAAtcaaaagcagatgaattttcaagcagaaagtactttcctacaaaaaaaaggaattttcaccCAGTTAAATcagatggaactttttttttgacaaaatagctgGATCCTCAAACGAGATCATTTTTCTAagcaaaaagacgcattttaagaaaatacataataattttaaagccaaaattttttctataaaacagaccaatttttggcctaataacattaattttcaattaaaattatgaatttttagcaaaaataaaattcaaacaattagtttaagtttaaaccaaaaaggaagtaaatacctacattttcaatttaaaaaattagttttcaaaccaaaaagacgaattttcaacaaaatgattaaattttcaattagatatgaattttcaacaaaaaatatggatctttaaagaaaagtaaattgTTAACAGAAGAGTTCAAAATCCTACCCAAAACGTGACTCTTTAAACAAGgagatttatttcttaaaaagagaatatttatattttaatccaaagagacgaatcttcaacaagaatttttttctaaaatagttcaactttcaatttagtagttgaaatttttacccaaaaaaatgactttttaataaaaNNNNNNNNNNNNNNNNNNNNNNNNNNNNNNNNNNNNNNNNNNNNNNNNNNNNNNNNNNNNNNNNNNNNNNNNNNNNNNNNNNNNNNNNNNNNNNNNNNNNTATttatttaaccaaagaagatgaatttttaacaatatatagttatattttcaaaaaaagatatgaattttcaagaaaaaaatgagttttaaaccaaattttcaagaaaaatatgaaagtgattttcaatCTTATAAAGTTAATATTTCTATTCATTTTGTTATCTAAGTTTGTAACGTTACTTCCACTGACCCCTCTCCCCTCCCCTCCACTCTTATCAATGTTTTTATAGCGGCCTCTTTCCCCTCATATTGGTAATGTAGTAATGGATGGTCCCACAGGGTACAATTAATATATTTCGGTGAAGTACAACCACCGGAACCCGGATTTAAGTAAACTGGATTTGTGCGTTCCGAGACCTGATGCCGCGCGGCGGTTTCCGTTGCGATAAGCCGCGTAACATTTCGTCAGTTCACTCTTAGTGTGCAGACGCCCCTGATGTTTACATTCGGAGTCCCTAGATTCGAGCCCAAGGTCAGAATCGAAGTGTTTATAAAGTCCAGGTTccagtgtaattttttttcaaatgaaaaaatacattggAACTAATTTGGGTTTAGTGAGAGGTGAACATTTTTGCTCAGttgaaaaatatgtggaaaaaaatATGGACAGTACTATGAGAAAGAACTTTTTTAgctaatcataaaatttttattctacttCAGTctgaattgataaaataattttcaaatgtttagtcTTTAAAATGGATTTTGTCATCATCTGACTCTTTGATTTCTGCCTTCTTGGTTTTGGTACTTTCTTGAATTTGCTTACTTTCTTTATTTACTTTGTCTTCTATAATTTCCTTATGTTCTATAATTTCTGTAGTTTCGTCTTTTTTATCCCCTATTCTATTTCTGAAATACCACGGTGGACGCTGTTGAGCACCATTGGCGACACTTGCTGAATCGCTTGATGCAGAGGAAGTTCCTCCAGGACCTGCAGCTGCAGCTGAAGCAGCTGCAGCAGCACTGGCTATCGGAATTCCATTTACAAATGCAATTCCTGCAGTTGAAGATGCACTTGCAGCTGCAGCTGAATTGCCATTATTTGATTGAGCATTGGAAGTTGAACTGGATATGGAGTTGAAAGAATTTTGTGGATTTTGGTAACCGTCTTGGTAACCATCAGGCTGATGATAGTTATTCTGATTCTGAGAATTTGCATTTGCATTTGCATTTGCATTTGCATTAGCATTAGCATTAGCATTTCCTTGATTATTGTTTTGATAGCCTGGATAATTAGGTCTTTGGTATCCTGGATTGGAAGGATAATTTCCTAGATTTGAAGGTTGATATCCTGGGTTGGACGGTTGGTTGTATCCTGGATAAGAAGACCAACATTCTGAATTTTGAGGTCTGtcgaataagaatttttttgttaaagagggatttaattataaaaattaagaagtaaattaaatttaaggtagATAATAAAAGTCGATTCCAGTAACTTTAGACTAATTCAATTGATGACATGGGCATAAGAACTATATAaggaataatattttgaaattctgtttttaatgatttctagtCATTTAGGAAagtatttatcaataatttttaaataatataattagatttataaaaaactaGATAAGGACCATTTGCTTTTTTCCCCCTTTTACAgagaaaattattgttataatatttttacatctTCCATGTTGTGTTCTTGGAAATAAATGTTtccataattttatgaaaattttaattcctacTTTTCCGACTGATGGTaaagcaattttataaattatcttcCACCAGTTATGTATCTTTCTACCCTGCCATGAGTCGGCAATGTAGATTTCTCATAGAGGCTTGATTAATGTCGGTTAACGAGGGCTCTACCTTACCGAATGGTGGCATCTTAGTACGGCCCAGCATAGTTATACTACTAAAACTACTTCACAATTTCTAAATCATAAATATGAATTCAaggaaaagaaataaataaatcaatcatttcaaaaaacttaaaatatttcaaatcctttcaatttttttggtttttccaaatccctttaaatcttcgcgaaatttatatttaaagctaGTGTTGAGAATGTTATATTCacataattctgcaaaattttaaataataatttaataaaaagcattaaaatactgcaaaagaaatattttcgcaAATATATATTCATCCAATAAACTTTCAGTAGCAAATTTATACGATTAAAAAAAcgagtttgattttcttattgtaaattcactcaagtgaattcaaaataaattcatgattacaaaattaaaaaagaatggttAACTTCTCATAAGAAATGGCTtgtaaataatcataaaatatatttatttgtttagacatttttttaacgatctCAACCatgacagatttattttcaaaactggcAACTGTAAACTTGTAGGGTatgttttttcctgaaaaaattaaccattatttaaaacttttcaaaaaatggttgagttttaataaattatgatcTTTTTGTGCGAAACATTCCCTGAGACATTCTGTTtccaatttggaaaataaatgaataatttgcaaatatagttatttattgaataatttttttttcaatttgttaacgAGAGcatcgaaaaattgattttccaaattggaaacatcaaagttgtagagaatttttttcccCATAAAATCctagaatattattatattaaaccaTAACAAAAATAGAATCAATAGCAAGAAAGAATCTACGtgcaaaaatattgttgaaataaatttttttgtaagtattacccatttttaaatacattattttttaaaacttaattttacatCATAAGTAACATTATTTTGATtcctaaaatcattgaaaaactattttttctacagATCTGATTTTTGCcgtatcttttaatagaaatcaaggaaaaatgttaaattttttggaaaaattcaacaattttgttaaaaagtcatcgtttttggtcaaaaaatcaatcATCTGCTttaacagaaatttcattttttttctgcaaatgccactttttggttggaaatgattcttctttgcttgagtgttcaactattttgtttgaaagatttggttgaatcagtttgttaataaattattattttattgaagatttatattttcaaactcaaatggtttaaaactgtttgaaaattattctttaaaattctaattttgttaaaactatattttttgaaaatgttaacgcaTTAACTTACCCATAATACGGTTCAGGGTCACTAAAATCTGGTAGGACAATACCTAGCTGTGGATTAGAAAGTCTATTTGGTGCCGGTTCATTACTTTCTTGTGAACGCGAAGGTAATTTATCGGGAAAAATAAAATCGCTTCCATCAGCAGCtgtgttaaaaacaaaaaattcaaacaaatttattttaaaaataaactaccaAAAGCAAGGAAAGAttgttaaaattcgatttttagagaaaaataaaaaatggattaaaaataaaaaaatagtagacttgttaaataaaaaattaaaaataataaataataaagaaaacttaCCGCAACTTGCTATAAAAAACAGGCAGACAATTATCCTCTCCATTCTAGACGTCACTACAatcctttatttttattataaagattACTGGTTTGTCTAATAGtgtttataaaaagtaatttatcaTACGTGACTTTTGATTGACGTGAAATCTTGATTAAAGATAGGCtcagcagttaaaaaaaaaatttattatctttaaagCCACTTAGTttcctctttccttttttattattttttatttcttatgacTAGTGATATGACTTCATAAAATGACGTAGTACAAgacacgaattttttttttaatttgcactaattttcatttttttatttcttgtctcTCACCGTGTCAGTTAACGGTCGACTTTTAACTGACGAAAGAGAGGTTTTTCTACCTTTTTAAACCGGAACCACACGAGAAATGGCAGACATGTGGGAAGATTTCGTATTAGCagattttaagaattatgaatgtACCTGGAATATCCTCTCGTAAAATGAAGTGAATGGCGTAACTGTTGATTTCATATTCGAATGaaactataaataattaaaagcatttttctaCGAAATCGATTTCACAGTCTTGATGAATTTTTATGCgagttttttaaagttagatTATAGTTTGTTCAAGTTTTATAATAGGTTTGAtcaattaaatatgaattttagattttataaaatcaattagaataaattagttaataatgttaagaaacttatttttaaagttttagattaaaaagatATTAGTGTggctagaaaataaaaatttttgatgaaattcgaAATCGTCACTAGGCTCAAAAGTATTGAATTGTCAttcgtaaaaattataattaatttgtaatcgtGTGTGTAAATTATATTagtcttaaaagttttttttaaagtgtaaatgctttttgatttaaaaaatatatgagtcAATTAATGCAGTTTGATCGCTAAAAAGACTTGATCAGATGATTCTAAgtgctgtttaaaaaaattttcattttattgaggAATTTTATTTAGGAgatctattataatttttaaaaaaatttatttgattttttgacgTCAAGAACTGAGAAAAATGACCTGCTCTTAATATTatcctgaaaaaattattccaaataaaaatctaactattacaataaagtaataatatttaattgcctatagatataaaaaaaagtcacacaagattatttttctttttactatAGCAAAAGACCTAAAGGATGGtcctaatcattttttaaaaattgttttaaacaatttagtggatacaaataatttccaaatactgctaatttcgaaaaaattatttaattctatttatttgtttataacaaattcaataaacttttcaatttctaCAGTTCTactaacaaatatttcataatagttttgtgtaatttattctagatctttttgaataaatcagGATATTTTATAACGAACgttattcttcaaaaatcaacaaattttgttgttgtcatttggtttgataaaaatttaaagcttttcttaaaaatacatcctttctgatttcaaatttatctgttttgtaaaaattcatctttttgggttagaaaCTCGTCTTTTCATGAAACATCattactttttgtataaaattcgtatttttgagttgaaaagtcaattgaaatcttttttgatgaaaatacaactctttttttgtaaaattgtctttttgattcaaaacttcacctgatttagtagaattttgatttttcttggacaaaaatgcaactgtttggttaaaaatttaacaaacttgttaaaaagtcctactttttggttaagaatgctgctgctttgttgaaaattgaactatttcttcgaaaatttaattttttttttatttaatatttcggggttaaaaagaaatttgaaatcctttctagatgaaaatgccactattttttttaattcgttttttttaatttttttattaaaaattcatctgttttaaaagaaatttaatctttcatggataaaaattcaactattttatagaaaattctagtttaaaaagcaaatttgtcggtttttattcaaaatttatcctttttagttgaaaaaattcgtctttaagaattcaattttttggttaaaaaactcttttttgttacaaaaattttctattttgatcttgaaaagtcaactggaatttttttaaaatgaaaattaaactatttaaaaaaatttttttatataaaaattcatctgttttttaaaaagtttgatctttttgggaaaaattcaaccattttgtgaaaaagtcgtcctttttggttaaaaatgcgcatttttggtgtcaaaatttagtttcattcgtaggaacttatttttttttaagtaatattttgatagtgaaaagtcaagtggaatctttttaaacagaaaacagaaatttcatttattttatgaaaatgcgactttttaatttaaaatgattcttctttgttTGCGtgtgcaactattttatttaaaagatttgactggatcattttgttgaagattgatatttttatttgaaaattcatctctgattggaattttaactgtttagttgaaaggcCTATTcttaatattgatctttttgagttaaagattctcctttaaaaaaataattttcatggtttgaaatttcttttttgttgggtaaaaattcatcagttttgtgggaaattaatttttttagggaaGTCATATTCTCGtctttggcttgaaggttcaacaattatgataaacatttatatatttcttgagtgaaaatctttatttgttaaaaattcgtctttttgattttaaaattcgtttaaaaaataaatttcatcattttttattaaaatattaactatactACTTATTGTTGGGAATTTGTCTTGTCagattaaacattcaattattatatgaaaaatttaattattttgttgaaaaatcatttttaatagtggaaaaacttttttttgtctaaaatgaattaataaatttgaaaatttcacatttttatctgaaatatcaagatataaataaatatctaCTAGCAATAGCTagcaaaatatttctgtaaactaaaaattgcgtacagtaaagggggggggggggtagaaatattGTTTACGGTTTGTTACAGGAGGGAGAAGGGATCTTATAGAGTGCCTATAATCCGTTGCGTAATTTACCTACGGACCTTTAAGtcagtttaaagaaaatattttcaaaaaatttaaagtcccaCATATCTGcccattttttggaatttttgaagaaTGTTTTGTGGGATTTTCTCTCCACCAAGCAATAATATATCATAAATTACGGCTAAATCCAATTCCGAAACAAAAATTTACGTGATCGTTTGACGTGGAATC carries:
- the LOC117167370 gene encoding uncharacterized protein DDB_G0283357-like, which codes for MERIIVCLFFIASCAADGSDFIFPDKLPSRSQESNEPAPNRLSNPQLGIVLPDFSDPEPYYGPQNSECWSSYPGYNQPSNPGYQPSNLGNYPSNPGYQRPNYPGYQNNNQGNANANANANANANANANSQNQNNYHQPDGYQDGYQNPQNSFNSISSSTSNAQSNNGNSAAAASASSTAGIAFVNGIPIASAAAAASAAAAGPGGTSSASSDSASVANGAQQRPPWYFRNRIGDKKDETTEIIEHKEIIEDKVNKESKQIQESTKTKKAEIKESDDDKIHFKD